One Kribbella sp. NBC_00662 genomic region harbors:
- a CDS encoding adenylosuccinate synthase, which yields MPAIVLVGAQWGDEGKGKATDLLGNTGEVIDYVVKFNGGNNAGHTVVIGSEKYALHLLPSGILTPGVTPVIGNGVVVDLSVLFEELDALQARGVDTSRLVVSASAHVIPPYNRTLDKVTERFLGSRKIGTTGRGIGPTYADKMNRVGIRIQDLYDEKILEQKVTGALEQKNQLLVKVYNRRAVEIREVLDELLAYADRLRPMVADTSLLLNKALDEGKTVLMEAGQATLLDVDHGTYPFVTSSNAISAGACTGTGIPPTRIDRVMAVVKAYTTRVGEGPFPTELLDADGEWLRQQGFEFGTTTGRPRRCGWYDSVIARYAARVNGVSDFVLTKLDTLTGREKIPVCVAYDVNGVRYDEMPMTQTDFHHATPVYEEFDGWSDDISGCRTFDDLPKEAQSYVRAVESLSGARISAIGVGPERSQIVQL from the coding sequence ATGCCCGCAATCGTGCTCGTCGGCGCCCAGTGGGGCGATGAGGGCAAAGGCAAGGCGACCGATCTGCTCGGCAACACGGGCGAGGTCATCGACTACGTGGTCAAGTTCAACGGCGGTAACAACGCCGGCCACACGGTCGTGATCGGCTCCGAGAAGTACGCGCTGCACCTGCTCCCGAGCGGCATCCTCACACCGGGTGTGACCCCGGTGATCGGCAACGGGGTCGTGGTCGACCTCAGCGTGCTGTTCGAGGAGCTCGACGCGCTGCAGGCGCGCGGGGTGGACACGTCGCGACTCGTCGTCAGTGCGAGCGCGCACGTCATCCCGCCGTACAACCGGACTCTCGACAAGGTCACCGAGCGGTTCCTCGGCAGCCGGAAGATCGGGACCACGGGCCGCGGTATCGGTCCGACGTACGCCGACAAGATGAACCGGGTCGGCATCCGGATCCAGGACCTGTACGACGAGAAGATCCTCGAGCAGAAGGTCACCGGTGCGCTGGAGCAGAAGAACCAGCTGCTGGTGAAGGTCTACAACCGGCGCGCGGTCGAGATCCGCGAGGTGCTGGACGAGCTGCTGGCGTACGCCGACCGCCTGCGGCCGATGGTCGCGGACACCAGCCTCCTGCTGAACAAGGCCCTCGACGAAGGCAAGACCGTGCTGATGGAGGCCGGTCAGGCAACGCTGCTCGACGTCGACCACGGCACGTACCCGTTCGTCACCTCGTCGAACGCTATCTCCGCGGGTGCCTGCACGGGCACCGGCATCCCGCCGACCCGGATCGACCGCGTGATGGCCGTGGTGAAGGCCTACACGACTCGTGTCGGTGAGGGTCCGTTCCCGACCGAGCTGCTGGACGCCGACGGTGAGTGGCTGCGGCAGCAGGGCTTCGAGTTCGGTACGACGACCGGCCGCCCGCGCCGCTGTGGCTGGTACGACTCGGTGATCGCCCGGTACGCCGCCCGCGTCAACGGCGTCTCGGACTTCGTGCTCACCAAGCTCGACACCCTGACCGGCCGCGAGAAGATCCCGGTCTGCGTCGCGTACGACGTGAACGGCGTCCGGTACGACGAGATGCCGATGACCCAGACCGACTTCCACCACGCCACGCCGGTCTACGAGGAGTTCGACGGCTGGTCCGACGACATCTCCGGCTGCCGCACGTTCGACGACCTGCCGAAGGAAGCGCAGTCCTACGTCCGCGCGGTCGAGTCGCTCAGCGGCGCTCGCATCTCCGCGATCGGCGTCGGCCCGGAGCGCAGCCAGATCGTCCAGCTGTAA
- a CDS encoding DUF6597 domain-containing transcriptional factor: MTQPADSERGILHPREQARHRSLHRLAPGPDAGRFVEWYWIVEWDLDEPYTAEVLPFPSVNVTFEQPGGAFVNGVCTRKFERELVGRGRGFGVKFWAGGFGAITGLDVGSFRDEVLPLTDVFPDGDRLADLMFTAESDVRRRAVFEAFLRDHLAPPDPSYELVREIVATIASDRSLARVDEITDRFNVPIRTLQRLFRRYVGVGPKWILRRYRLHDGAELLAQGEVTELAELSASLGYFDQAHFSKEFKQQIGLTPLEYATRAAAEREITYR, translated from the coding sequence TTGACCCAGCCAGCGGACAGCGAGCGAGGCATCCTGCATCCACGGGAGCAGGCCCGGCACCGTTCGCTTCACCGCCTCGCACCGGGCCCGGACGCGGGCCGGTTCGTGGAGTGGTACTGGATCGTCGAGTGGGACCTGGACGAGCCGTACACGGCCGAGGTGCTGCCGTTCCCGAGCGTGAACGTGACCTTCGAGCAGCCGGGCGGCGCGTTCGTGAACGGGGTCTGCACCCGCAAGTTCGAGCGCGAGCTGGTGGGGCGCGGCCGGGGCTTCGGGGTGAAGTTCTGGGCCGGCGGCTTCGGCGCGATCACCGGCCTCGACGTCGGCTCGTTCCGCGACGAAGTACTGCCGCTGACCGATGTCTTCCCCGACGGCGATCGACTCGCGGACCTGATGTTCACCGCCGAATCCGACGTACGACGCCGGGCGGTATTCGAGGCATTCCTCCGCGACCATCTCGCGCCGCCCGACCCGTCGTACGAGCTGGTGCGAGAGATCGTCGCGACGATCGCCTCCGACCGATCGCTGGCCCGCGTCGACGAGATCACCGACCGCTTCAACGTCCCGATCCGCACCCTGCAAAGACTCTTCCGCCGGTACGTCGGCGTCGGCCCCAAGTGGATCCTCCGCCGCTACCGCCTCCACGACGGCGCCGAACTCCTGGCCCAAGGCGAAGTAACCGAGCTGGCCGAACTCTCCGCCTCCCTCGGCTACTTCGACCAGGCCCACTTCTCCAAAGAATTCAAACAACAAATCGGCCTGACCCCACTCGAATACGCCACCCGAGCCGCCGCAGAACGCGAGATCACCTACCGCTAG
- a CDS encoding VOC family protein produces the protein MTTNTVNPIPDGYHSLTPYLAVPDGPKAIEFYTSVFGAEVISRQDMPDGRVGQAELKFGNSMLQLSDQMPQIGLRAPNGEWVHSSLVHYVPDVDATYAKAIEAGARSVEEVQTFMTGDRFGTVIDPFGHRWAILTKVEDVSPEEADRRVKEWLASNPEGLDQ, from the coding sequence ATGACGACGAACACGGTAAACCCCATCCCCGACGGTTATCACTCGCTGACCCCGTACCTCGCCGTCCCGGACGGGCCGAAGGCGATCGAGTTCTACACGTCGGTGTTCGGGGCGGAGGTGATCAGCCGGCAGGACATGCCGGACGGGCGGGTCGGTCAGGCCGAGCTGAAGTTCGGCAACTCGATGCTGCAGCTGAGCGACCAGATGCCGCAGATCGGGCTGCGGGCGCCGAACGGCGAGTGGGTGCACTCCTCGCTGGTGCACTACGTGCCGGACGTGGACGCGACGTACGCGAAGGCGATCGAGGCCGGCGCGAGGTCCGTGGAAGAGGTGCAGACCTTCATGACCGGGGACCGGTTCGGCACCGTGATCGACCCGTTCGGGCATCGCTGGGCGATCCTGACGAAGGTCGAGGACGTGTCGCCGGAGGAGGCCGACCGCCGGGTGAAGGAGTGGCTCGCCTCGAATCCCGAGGGCCTGGACCAATGA